The window GAGAGGAGCGCCTCCTCTACACCCAGGACCAGATAGCCGAGGAAGGCCTCCTGGACATCGAGGGGATCAGGGAATACCGGCCCGACATCGCCGTGGAACGGGACGTGGAGCGTGTCCATTTCTGCGTGCCCGATGTAAAGAGCAGGACCACGGAGTCCCACATGATCTCCGCAGGCGGCGCCATCAAGGCGGCAAAGCTTGTATTGAGCCACGAGGCTGACTGTGCCTTTGCCCTGGTGCGTCCCCCGGGGCACCACTCAATGCGCGTCGTCCACGGGAACAGGGGCTTCTGCAACATCAACATTGAAGCCATCATGATAGAGTATATCCGCGATGCCTTCGGCGTGGACAGGGTCGCCGTCGTGGACACGGACTGCCACCACGGCGACGGCACCCAGGACATCTACTGGCATGATCCCGACACCCTTTTCATCTCTCTCCACCAGGACGGGAGAACCCTCTACCCGGGGTCAGGCTTCATCGACGAGCTTGGCGGCCTGGGCGCCTATGGCACAACCCTCAACGTGCCCCTCCCCCCCTTTACGTCCGACGACGGTTACCTCTACGTGATGGATCACCTGGTATTGCCCGTCCTTGAGGAATTCAGGCCCGAGATCATTGTCAACTCAGCGGGGCAGGACAACCATTACTCCGATCCCATCACGAACATGATGCTCACGGCACAGGGCTACGCGGAGCTGAACAGAAAGCTATCCCCCCACATCGCCGTGCTGGAGGGGGGCTATTCCATCGAGGGAGCCCTCCCTTACGTAAATACGGGGATTATCCTCGCCATGGCGGGGATGGACTTCTCTCATGTGAAGGAGCCTGACAGGGACCTGCAGTCCTTCAAGCCCCAGAGAGAAATCATGGACTACTGCAGGGAGCTCTGCGGGAAACTGACGGTCCTCTGGGAGCACCGCAGGGAAAATGCGGTGAGGCTCCGGGGCGTAAACCGTTATGATGAGCAGGCCCGCACCATATTCTACGACACCGACGGCATCACTGAATATCAGCAGGAAAGACTGCGCCTCTGCGGAGACTGCCCGGGGTCCTGGGTCATAGACTCGTCGTCTGCCGAAACCGGGTACCGTATCCGCGCCGTGCACGTCCCGCGCAAATCCTGCCCCGACTGCAGGAAAGAGGCTCTCGGACATTTCCAGGGTGCTTCGAAGAGTGACTTCGACAGGGTCTTCCTCCAGGACCGCCAGGATAAAATCTTTGAAACCAGGTGAGCATCTGGTAGAGAGCGGACCGGGGCCTCACACGAAAGGTGCGGGTGCTTTGCCGCAAGAGGAAATGGGGCCGGCGGGGAGAATTCTGTCAATATGACCGGTAAAGGAGAGTGCCCCATGAAAAAGAGCTTTCTTGTTCCATTCACTGCAGTGATGATTTTCAGCCTTTCATGTATAGTGCTTGTCACCGCGTTATGCGGCCCTGCCTCTGCCGACCGCGGCTCCTTTGTGCTGAGGCCGCCGACGATGAAGGAGAACATCGATGTCTTCGATGCGGGCCAGAAGGCCATAATATGCTGGAGAAACGGCGAGGAGCTCATGATCCTCTCTACCGACAAATATGCAAGCGCCAAGTCAAAGGTGCTTGAGTTCATGCCCCTCCCCTCGAAGCCGTCGCGCGTCGAGGAGGCAAAGGAGGAGGTTTTCCAGGGGATAGCCCGCCTTATCTCAAACCATCGCCCGGCAGTTCCAGAAGGGAAGTCCCCTGGCCGTGCACTTGAAAGTGCACAGAAAGATTCATCCCATGAGCCTTCCGTGGAAATTGTCTTTCACAAGAAGATCGGAGCCCACGACATCAATATCGCAAAAATCAATCATCTTGACGGCTTTGGCGAGTGGGTCAAAAAGTTTTACACGATGAATCAGCTCCAGTATATGCCGGAAGACGTGGCGCGCCTGCATCCCCTTGTAAAAGACTACCTTGACCGGGGCTATTCCTATTATGTCTTTGACGTGATAGAGCTCACCACGGAAAAGCGCTCCATCGCCCCTATCCTGTATCAGTTCAAGAGCCCCTCCCTCTACTTCCCCCTGAAGGTCACCACCCTCTCCGAAGGCGACACCGACGTGGCCCTCTACCTCTTCACCCCTTCCAGGACCGACATCTGGGGCACCGGTACAGGCTTCAAATCAGGATTTTACACCTTCTCCGGGAAGGCGGATTATGCCCATCCCATCAAGTTCCAGGTGAGCCCCTTGGAGATAAAGGCCGTATCCGATGAGATAGTGAAATTCATGGCGCCCGGCTATACCGGCGAGAAGGCGCCGGGAAAGCCGCAGACGGCGACCTACGGTGATGACGAAGCCATGAAGAGAATAACCCGTGAAGATAAGGAGCGCCCCTGGTTCTCGACGGCAAAGTTCACCGGCTCGACCAAGAAGCTCACCAGGGATTTCCTGCTGAAGCCTCGCAGCAGATAGGAGGAGGGAGCGCCATCCCGGCAGGATGCCTCATCCCTGGGGTTCCCGGCCGGCCCGGAGATTTTGGAGGTTCCTCCATGAGGGAAGCGAAGCCCTCATGGAATCAAGCTCTTGAGCGGTGAAGCACTTCAGGATGGCATAGCCGCTATCTTCGCCGCCGGCCACCCGGCCCGCCACTCTCTCCCGGATTCCCTTATCTGAGGATGCCGCGCTGATCTTCGCCCCTATCTCTTTCTCGTATTCCTCGATGGATTCGCAGAACTCCCGCACCAGCTTTGTGCGGTAGCGGTCGGTCTTCTGCTCCCTGTCGTCGCCCTGGTAGTCTTCGTAACGGCGCGCCGCCGGTATTTTTGTATTGATGCCTATGGCCTCGCGCTTCCACATCGCGTCGTAGTCGCGCACCACTTCGGCCTGCTTCTCCATGCTCCCGGGGTCATCCTCGTTGAAATAGACGATATCGTTTACTTCCCAGTTGTTGCGGAGCCCCTTGGCAGAGAAGTTGGTGCTCCCCGTGAGAATCATCTTGTCAGTAATGATGAGCTTGCTGTGATTCTTCCTGTCATGGGCGGGGCTGGTCCTGTCAAGGAGCGACCACTTCACCTCGACGCCGCCGTCTTCAAGGCGCTTGTAAGCTGCCTCGTTCGGGGTGCCCCCGTACCCGTAAAGGCCTGGATCCATGAT is drawn from Candidatus Eremiobacterota bacterium and contains these coding sequences:
- a CDS encoding histone deacetylase, whose amino-acid sequence is MLKSPKKMALVFFPAYDWAISPTHPEREERLLYTQDQIAEEGLLDIEGIREYRPDIAVERDVERVHFCVPDVKSRTTESHMISAGGAIKAAKLVLSHEADCAFALVRPPGHHSMRVVHGNRGFCNINIEAIMIEYIRDAFGVDRVAVVDTDCHHGDGTQDIYWHDPDTLFISLHQDGRTLYPGSGFIDELGGLGAYGTTLNVPLPPFTSDDGYLYVMDHLVLPVLEEFRPEIIVNSAGQDNHYSDPITNMMLTAQGYAELNRKLSPHIAVLEGGYSIEGALPYVNTGIILAMAGMDFSHVKEPDRDLQSFKPQREIMDYCRELCGKLTVLWEHRRENAVRLRGVNRYDEQARTIFYDTDGITEYQQERLRLCGDCPGSWVIDSSSAETGYRIRAVHVPRKSCPDCRKEALGHFQGASKSDFDRVFLQDRQDKIFETR
- a CDS encoding DUF2330 domain-containing protein, whose amino-acid sequence is MKKSFLVPFTAVMIFSLSCIVLVTALCGPASADRGSFVLRPPTMKENIDVFDAGQKAIICWRNGEELMILSTDKYASAKSKVLEFMPLPSKPSRVEEAKEEVFQGIARLISNHRPAVPEGKSPGRALESAQKDSSHEPSVEIVFHKKIGAHDINIAKINHLDGFGEWVKKFYTMNQLQYMPEDVARLHPLVKDYLDRGYSYYVFDVIELTTEKRSIAPILYQFKSPSLYFPLKVTTLSEGDTDVALYLFTPSRTDIWGTGTGFKSGFYTFSGKADYAHPIKFQVSPLEIKAVSDEIVKFMAPGYTGEKAPGKPQTATYGDDEAMKRITREDKERPWFSTAKFTGSTKKLTRDFLLKPRSR